Proteins found in one Myxococcales bacterium genomic segment:
- a CDS encoding non-heme iron oxygenase ferredoxin subunit, translated as MGQLIKVAEANDVPPGTTKAVEADGRRIALFNCDGGYYAIDDVCTHRGGSLSEGEVNGTAVTCPWHGATFDITTGNVLEPPATEGVVSYRVQVDGNDIKVELMAEVFLGMGR; from the coding sequence ATGGGACAACTCATCAAAGTCGCGGAAGCGAACGATGTACCGCCTGGAACGACCAAAGCGGTCGAGGCGGATGGGCGCAGGATTGCCCTATTCAATTGCGATGGTGGCTATTACGCCATCGACGACGTCTGTACGCACCGAGGAGGATCACTTTCAGAAGGTGAGGTGAACGGCACGGCGGTGACCTGCCCCTGGCATGGGGCCACCTTCGACATCACCACGGGGAACGTCCTCGAGCCGCCTGCCACCGAAGGAGTGGTCTCTTACAGAGTTCAAGTAGACGGGAACGACATCAAGGTTGAGCTGATGGCGGAGGTTTTTCTGGGCATGGGTAGATAG